One part of the Haemophilus parainfluenzae genome encodes these proteins:
- a CDS encoding autotransporter assembly complex family protein, giving the protein MKKISLKITVLLFGWISFSAFAEQTVDIEIRGIKGERAIRNTDMNVKLIDKDEMDGSDRYKQLVSDAVDKGLRVFGYYGSSVTFELKKRKGQRDLLIANITPGEPSKIAGTDVEITGEAAEDENFTALRKNLPKKGELVEHQKYNAYKSSISNLALARGYLDGKFQISRLEISPETHEAWWRMLFDSGVRYHYGNITFNHSQIREDYLQNMLNIKSGDPYLVSDLSELTNDFSSTNWFSSVLLQPHVREEEKLVDIELLLYPRKKNAVELGVGFATDTGPHVQVGWTKPWMNSRGHSLRTNLYVSAPKQNFEATYKIPLLKNPLHHYYEFSTGYERENKNDTDTKAFTLAALRYWNNRKNWQYFAGLRVRYDSFTQADFTDKTFLFYPTGGFSRTRLKGGQFPTWGDSQKITVDLGNRAWMSDINFFKVQASTAWIRTYADNHRFITRAEIGYLNTADIRQIPPALRFFAGGDRSVRGYGYKKISPRNHDGKLVGGSHLLVGSLEYQYQVYPNWWSAVFADSGLAANSYKATELRHGAGVGVRWASPVGAIKFDIATPIRDKDNSKNIQFYIGLGAEI; this is encoded by the coding sequence ATGAAAAAAATATCATTAAAAATCACCGTACTTTTGTTTGGATGGATAAGCTTTTCAGCATTCGCCGAACAAACCGTGGATATTGAGATCCGCGGAATCAAGGGTGAACGTGCCATTCGTAATACGGATATGAATGTCAAACTCATTGATAAAGATGAAATGGATGGCTCAGATCGTTATAAACAATTAGTTTCAGATGCTGTCGATAAAGGGCTTCGAGTCTTTGGTTATTATGGTTCTTCCGTGACCTTTGAATTGAAAAAACGCAAAGGTCAGCGAGATCTGCTCATTGCTAATATCACTCCAGGTGAGCCAAGCAAAATTGCTGGAACAGACGTTGAAATTACAGGTGAAGCCGCAGAAGACGAAAACTTCACAGCACTCCGTAAAAACTTACCCAAAAAAGGCGAATTAGTTGAGCATCAAAAATACAATGCTTATAAAAGCAGCATATCAAACCTTGCCCTTGCTCGCGGTTATCTTGATGGAAAATTCCAAATTTCTCGCTTAGAAATTAGCCCTGAAACCCATGAAGCATGGTGGCGTATGCTATTTGATAGTGGTGTACGTTATCATTACGGCAACATCACATTCAACCATTCCCAAATTCGCGAAGACTATTTGCAAAATATGCTCAACATTAAATCGGGCGATCCTTATTTAGTCAGCGATTTATCTGAATTAACTAACGATTTTTCTTCTACCAACTGGTTTAGCTCAGTGCTTTTACAGCCTCATGTCCGCGAAGAAGAAAAATTAGTGGATATCGAACTTTTACTTTATCCACGCAAGAAAAATGCGGTGGAATTGGGTGTAGGTTTTGCCACGGATACAGGTCCTCACGTCCAAGTCGGTTGGACAAAACCTTGGATGAATAGCCGAGGTCATAGTTTACGAACAAATCTGTACGTCTCTGCACCAAAGCAAAACTTTGAAGCCACTTATAAAATACCATTGTTGAAAAATCCATTACACCATTACTATGAGTTTTCAACAGGTTATGAAAGAGAAAATAAAAACGATACAGATACGAAAGCATTTACCTTAGCGGCACTACGTTACTGGAATAACCGTAAAAACTGGCAATATTTTGCGGGTCTTCGTGTCCGTTACGACAGCTTTACACAAGCAGACTTTACTGATAAAACCTTTTTGTTTTATCCAACGGGAGGCTTTAGTCGCACCCGTTTAAAAGGTGGGCAATTTCCAACTTGGGGTGATTCCCAAAAAATTACGGTGGATTTAGGTAATCGAGCATGGATGTCTGATATTAATTTCTTTAAAGTGCAAGCCTCTACAGCATGGATTAGAACCTACGCAGATAATCATCGCTTCATTACACGTGCCGAGATCGGCTATTTAAATACAGCAGATATTCGTCAAATTCCACCAGCATTACGCTTCTTTGCGGGGGGAGATCGTAGCGTGCGAGGCTATGGTTATAAGAAAATTTCACCTAGAAATCACGATGGAAAATTAGTGGGAGGATCACATCTGTTAGTGGGCAGCCTTGAATATCAATATCAGGTTTACCCTAATTGGTGGAGTGCGGTATTTGCTGATTCTGGCTTAGCAGCTAATTCTTATAAAGCAACCGAATTACGCCACGGTGCAGGGGTTGGTGTACGTTGGGCATCGCCAGTAGGAGCAATTAAATTTGATATCGCCACACCAATTCGAGATAAAGATAACAGCAAAAATATTCAATTTTATATCGGCTTAGGGGCTGAAATTTAG
- the ppx gene encoding exopolyphosphatase produces the protein MHNDKQLAQLAEPHHRGEAREIAAIDLGSNSFHMIVARIINGSIQVLSRLKQKVRLADGLDEHNVLSQEAIERGVNCLALFAERLQGFAPEDVNVVGTYTLRRAVNNDEFLRQAATVFPYPINIISGQTEAKTIYAGVCHTQPESGRKLVIDIGGGSTEMIIGDDFTPLVAESRHMGCVSFAKKFFPNGQISKENFEQARQSAVNKIEDLSWEYRKLGWQSVLGSSGTIKTVYQVITATLDPNGIITAERLQNLIERTLQASHFEELNIAGLNPDRVDIFVPGLAILSAVFDVFSLENMRYSDGALREGVIYSLEKNFQVSDIRTRTALGLAEQFNLDLAQADRVANSAKTLINQYTHWQKPYLADEMKNLLIWAARLLEVGIVINHRNVQKHSAYILQNMELPGFDREQQRLLVNLVRYHTGAFKKNDLPIFARYADEDVLVLLLLLRISVILNKSRQATDSTDKIGLRIDRSLQTWELTFEKHYLDNNPLVWNDLRLESNLLKDLELSLIFN, from the coding sequence ATGCATAATGACAAGCAACTGGCTCAACTCGCAGAACCTCATCACCGAGGTGAGGCCAGGGAGATTGCCGCCATTGATTTAGGCTCAAACAGCTTCCACATGATTGTGGCACGCATTATCAATGGCTCGATTCAGGTGCTTTCTCGTTTAAAACAAAAAGTGAGACTTGCCGATGGCTTAGACGAGCACAATGTATTAAGCCAAGAAGCCATTGAGCGCGGTGTAAATTGCCTTGCACTTTTTGCTGAACGCTTACAAGGCTTTGCGCCAGAAGATGTGAATGTCGTCGGAACTTATACCTTACGAAGAGCGGTCAATAATGATGAATTTTTACGCCAGGCTGCCACTGTCTTTCCCTATCCCATTAATATCATCAGCGGTCAAACTGAAGCTAAAACTATTTATGCGGGTGTTTGCCACACTCAACCCGAAAGCGGACGTAAACTGGTCATCGATATTGGTGGTGGCTCGACCGAAATGATCATCGGTGATGATTTCACCCCCTTAGTGGCGGAAAGTCGTCACATGGGCTGCGTGAGCTTTGCCAAAAAATTCTTCCCGAACGGACAAATTTCAAAAGAAAACTTCGAGCAAGCTCGCCAAAGTGCGGTCAATAAAATTGAAGATTTAAGCTGGGAATACCGCAAACTTGGGTGGCAATCTGTACTCGGCTCATCTGGCACGATCAAAACCGTGTACCAAGTGATTACTGCAACCCTTGATCCAAACGGTATCATCACCGCTGAACGCTTACAAAATTTAATTGAACGAACCTTACAAGCTTCCCATTTTGAAGAACTCAATATTGCGGGACTAAACCCTGATCGTGTGGATATCTTTGTGCCAGGCTTGGCCATTTTAAGTGCTGTTTTTGACGTTTTTAGCTTAGAAAATATGCGCTACTCTGACGGTGCTTTGCGAGAAGGAGTGATTTACAGCTTAGAAAAAAACTTCCAAGTTTCAGATATCCGTACGCGTACCGCATTAGGACTTGCCGAACAATTTAACTTAGATTTAGCGCAAGCCGATCGCGTAGCAAATAGTGCAAAAACCTTAATTAACCAATACACCCATTGGCAAAAACCGTATCTTGCTGATGAAATGAAAAATCTACTGATTTGGGCAGCACGCTTATTAGAAGTCGGTATTGTCATTAATCATCGCAATGTACAAAAACATTCCGCTTATATTCTGCAGAATATGGAATTACCGGGCTTTGATCGCGAACAACAACGCTTATTGGTAAATTTAGTTCGTTATCACACGGGTGCATTTAAAAAGAATGATTTACCGATTTTTGCTCGTTATGCAGATGAAGATGTCCTTGTTTTACTGCTTCTTTTACGCATTTCGGTGATTTTAAATAAATCTCGTCAGGCAACAGATAGCACCGATAAAATCGGTCTCAGAATTGACCGCTCTTTGCAGACTTGGGAACTGACTTTTGAGAAACATTACTTGGATAATAATCCGTTAGTATGGAATGATTTGCGCTTAGAAAGCAATTTACTCAAAGATTTAGAACTCAGTTTGATTTTTAACTGA
- a CDS encoding translocation/assembly module TamB domain-containing protein → MTMSEQEKQPDNQTTQPIKKKKTCRKILCVGSAVIFVPVLGLVTALSFDSGQRALIQLADKMLDSLSIEQVSGGLQNGLVLENLRFQTTGVDVSLPKARLQLNLARLLSGDIIVDDLSLTQPKIAIDTSVMPPSEEKETESGPMEKIHLPVSVQVKNVAITDFDMKLDQSNINFSSFQSAVSLNNESGLTLEPTTISDVLFSTVTQTQANPPQPEKKEPAKPVDWAQIEQKLTPAFLGNLNAVNLPFDMHIPSVLGTNWQYQSLDEKGEETQKITVPKVELQADATDHLVKLQKLEIDSSLGTLSSQGQLQLNEDFPVDLTLKSDLQAFKSKDKTILPASKVDLNVSGSLKKTTALSLTTQGVLDATLTGDVKLAEDKMPLNLQLKAKKGQYAFADSLAPLKINDVDINLSGDLLNYHLKTRGEIEGLNHIPPTKIDLNADGKLYEIKINELNLNNPEGSAHFSGSSNWQDRVQWDISANFQEMNLKPYVPDIPAVLSGKIHSQGHIGVANWKVEVPTVDLVGRLSSRPLSLKGRLLLSDDALLNIPNLQLNYGNNHFTAKGILGEESDLNLDINAPDLRGLWQDLAGSVVGKAQILGKLTAPTINTDLTAQGLHFQGLDLSKALIKGNVVSEPQVKGELNVKAENFRYGDSIKLYNIDLNASGDEKHHTLTLKSKGEPVAANLQITGNFDRTSQQWKGNLSQVHLNSPIGDFKVNQTIPVTYDNKKIQATIGSHCWVNQDLDLCFPQQFTAGKNGEVPFELKRINLDVVNKLMGQNMLKGQLQSRGKVAWFSDKPLQLNVAVEGNNIGVAQKLDYRTFKLDIPKLSVNADIQNNNLTLKSNINIQNQGRIGTDLKINDLSKGRQLGGTFTIEGLRLSLANQLLSSGESMDGEVVSRLSFGGNLEKPLLNGYFDLRHVKTKLKSLPFDVTDGQVAIRFNGTSSTLNGHVQTPDSKLNINGRANWANMNNWTAEVRAQADNFKVDIPSMAKLKVSPNVVVKASPKHLDLSGNVDIPWARIAIESLPDNAEPVSEDEVILNGPRKSKEELINRQFVSETKSGMQIQSDLKIKIGDDVHLNAYGLKTNLDGLLSVKQDKGKLGLFGQINLKNGRYASFGQDLLIRKGQISFAGLPSQPMLNIEAIRNPEAMEDSKVTAGVKVIGIASSPQVTVFSDPAKSQDQALSYLLTGRSLENSGEAGSGGSVGAALLGLGLAKSGKVVGGIGEAFGIQDLNLGTAGVGDSSKVQVSGNIGKRLQVKYGVGLFDGLAEVTLRYRLMPQLYFQSVSSTNQVFDLLYQFEF, encoded by the coding sequence ATGACTATGTCTGAACAAGAAAAACAACCAGATAACCAAACGACACAACCCATTAAAAAGAAAAAGACCTGCCGTAAAATTTTATGTGTCGGAAGTGCGGTCATTTTTGTCCCGGTTTTAGGCTTGGTCACAGCACTTTCTTTTGATAGTGGACAACGTGCACTTATTCAGCTTGCGGATAAAATGCTCGATAGCTTATCTATTGAACAAGTCAGTGGTGGGTTACAAAATGGTTTGGTCTTAGAGAATTTACGTTTTCAAACAACCGGCGTAGATGTGTCTCTCCCTAAAGCGCGCTTACAACTGAATTTAGCTCGTTTACTGTCGGGAGATATTATTGTTGATGATCTCAGCTTAACGCAGCCGAAAATTGCCATTGATACCAGTGTTATGCCGCCTTCCGAAGAGAAAGAAACAGAAAGTGGTCCAATGGAAAAAATCCATTTACCGGTTTCTGTACAAGTGAAAAATGTGGCGATTACTGACTTTGATATGAAACTCGATCAAAGTAATATTAACTTTTCGTCATTTCAAAGTGCTGTCAGTTTAAACAATGAATCTGGCCTTACCCTTGAGCCTACCACGATTTCAGATGTGCTTTTTTCAACGGTCACCCAAACTCAAGCAAATCCCCCTCAGCCTGAGAAAAAAGAACCGGCTAAACCCGTTGATTGGGCTCAAATTGAGCAAAAACTCACTCCCGCTTTTTTAGGTAATTTAAATGCGGTGAACTTGCCTTTTGATATGCACATTCCAAGTGTTTTGGGTACAAACTGGCAATATCAATCACTCGATGAAAAAGGCGAAGAAACCCAAAAAATCACTGTGCCTAAAGTAGAATTGCAAGCGGATGCCACCGATCATTTAGTGAAATTACAAAAGCTTGAAATTGATAGCTCTCTCGGTACACTTTCTAGCCAAGGGCAACTCCAGCTCAATGAGGATTTTCCAGTTGATCTCACATTAAAATCTGATCTCCAAGCATTTAAATCAAAAGACAAAACCATTCTACCTGCTAGCAAAGTTGATCTCAATGTATCGGGTTCATTGAAAAAAACAACCGCACTTTCATTAACCACACAAGGCGTACTTGATGCGACCTTAACGGGTGACGTGAAACTGGCTGAAGATAAAATGCCATTAAATCTGCAGTTAAAAGCGAAAAAAGGTCAATACGCTTTTGCAGATAGCCTTGCACCACTCAAAATTAACGATGTTGATATCAACCTTTCCGGTGACTTATTGAATTATCACCTTAAAACGCGTGGAGAAATAGAAGGATTGAATCATATTCCTCCTACAAAAATTGATTTAAATGCAGATGGTAAGCTGTATGAAATCAAAATTAACGAACTAAATTTAAATAATCCTGAAGGTTCGGCTCATTTTTCAGGTTCATCAAACTGGCAAGATCGGGTGCAATGGGATATTTCTGCCAATTTTCAGGAAATGAATCTTAAGCCTTATGTTCCAGATATCCCAGCAGTATTATCAGGGAAAATTCATTCACAAGGTCACATTGGGGTGGCCAATTGGAAAGTAGAAGTACCTACTGTAGATTTAGTTGGTCGTCTTTCTTCTCGACCATTGAGCTTGAAAGGTCGTCTCTTGTTGAGTGATGACGCTTTACTGAATATTCCAAATTTACAATTAAACTATGGTAATAATCACTTCACAGCTAAAGGTATATTAGGTGAAGAATCTGATTTAAACTTGGATATCAATGCACCTGATTTACGTGGTCTATGGCAAGATTTAGCGGGTTCCGTTGTTGGCAAAGCCCAGATTTTAGGTAAGCTTACGGCACCAACCATTAATACCGATTTAACGGCGCAAGGCTTACATTTCCAAGGGTTAGACTTATCCAAAGCCTTAATTAAAGGTAATGTTGTGAGTGAACCACAAGTGAAAGGTGAACTTAACGTCAAAGCGGAAAACTTTCGCTATGGCGATAGCATCAAATTATATAATATTGATTTGAATGCATCAGGTGATGAGAAACATCATACCCTTACCTTAAAATCAAAAGGTGAACCTGTTGCAGCTAATTTACAAATCACCGGCAATTTTGACCGCACTTCTCAGCAATGGAAAGGAAATTTAAGTCAGGTACATTTAAACTCACCCATCGGCGATTTTAAAGTGAATCAAACTATTCCAGTGACCTATGACAACAAAAAAATCCAAGCCACCATCGGATCACACTGCTGGGTTAACCAAGATTTAGATTTGTGTTTTCCACAACAATTTACGGCAGGGAAAAACGGCGAAGTCCCTTTTGAGCTGAAACGCATTAATTTAGATGTAGTGAATAAATTGATGGGACAAAACATGCTCAAAGGTCAATTACAAAGCCGAGGTAAAGTAGCGTGGTTCAGTGATAAACCGTTACAACTAAATGTAGCAGTAGAAGGTAATAACATTGGTGTGGCACAAAAATTAGACTACCGCACCTTTAAGCTGGATATTCCTAAATTAAGCGTGAATGCCGATATTCAAAATAACAATTTAACCCTGAAATCAAACATTAATATTCAAAATCAAGGTCGAATCGGTACGGACTTAAAAATTAATGATTTAAGTAAAGGTCGACAATTAGGCGGCACCTTTACTATTGAAGGTTTACGTTTATCTTTAGCGAATCAACTTCTCTCTAGCGGTGAAAGCATGGATGGTGAAGTGGTTTCTCGCTTAAGTTTTGGTGGCAATTTAGAAAAACCATTGCTAAACGGTTATTTTGATCTTCGCCATGTCAAAACAAAACTAAAAAGCCTACCTTTTGATGTGACTGATGGACAAGTGGCAATCCGCTTTAATGGTACGTCTTCAACCTTAAATGGTCATGTTCAAACACCAGATAGCAAACTTAATATTAACGGGCGAGCTAACTGGGCTAACATGAATAACTGGACGGCAGAAGTTAGAGCGCAAGCGGATAATTTCAAAGTTGATATTCCGTCTATGGCGAAATTAAAAGTCAGTCCGAATGTGGTTGTCAAAGCGTCACCTAAACACTTGGATTTAAGTGGAAACGTGGATATCCCATGGGCAAGAATTGCTATTGAAAGCTTACCGGACAATGCTGAGCCAGTAAGTGAAGATGAAGTGATTTTAAATGGCCCAAGAAAAAGTAAAGAAGAACTCATCAATCGCCAATTTGTTTCAGAAACCAAATCCGGTATGCAAATTCAATCTGACTTAAAAATTAAAATCGGCGATGATGTGCATTTAAATGCCTATGGTTTAAAAACGAATTTGGATGGTTTACTTTCTGTGAAACAGGATAAAGGTAAGCTAGGATTATTCGGTCAAATTAACCTGAAAAATGGTCGTTATGCTTCTTTTGGACAGGATTTATTAATTCGTAAAGGACAAATTAGCTTCGCGGGTTTACCTTCACAACCGATGTTAAATATTGAAGCGATTCGTAACCCAGAAGCTATGGAAGACAGTAAAGTGACCGCAGGGGTAAAAGTGATTGGTATAGCATCTAGCCCACAAGTCACCGTCTTCTCTGATCCTGCAAAATCACAAGATCAGGCACTCTCTTACTTATTAACTGGTCGTTCATTAGAAAACAGTGGTGAAGCGGGATCTGGTGGTTCTGTGGGAGCGGCATTACTTGGCTTAGGTTTAGCAAAAAGTGGTAAAGTCGTCGGCGGTATTGGCGAAGCCTTTGGTATTCAAGACTTAAACTTAGGCACTGCCGGTGTTGGTGATAGCTCTAAAGTACAAGTTAGTGGTAATATTGGTAAACGCTTACAAGTGAAATACGGTGTAGGATTGTTTGATGGCTTGGCGGAAGTGACTTTACGTTATCGCTTAATGCCGCAGCTTTATTTCCAATCGGTTTCTAGCACAAACCAAGTTTTTGATTTATTGTATCAATTTGAATTTTAG
- a CDS encoding YchJ family protein has translation MSAKTTALCPCQSSLSYENCCGRFHSGNMFPETAEQLMRSRYSAFVLKNIPYIVQTTVPSQQPLLDEKALQDWADETQWLGLDIVKTETLTKTQSAVEFKAHFQGSEQPQVHHEHSLFVKIEGRWYFIDPTVPLPSNKQPCICGSGKKFKHCCGDLL, from the coding sequence ATGTCGGCTAAAACGACCGCACTTTGCCCGTGCCAATCTTCGCTTTCTTATGAAAATTGCTGCGGACGCTTTCATTCAGGCAATATGTTTCCAGAAACAGCGGAACAACTCATGCGTTCCCGCTATTCAGCGTTTGTGCTCAAAAACATTCCTTATATTGTGCAAACTACTGTGCCAAGCCAACAACCGTTATTAGATGAAAAAGCCCTGCAAGATTGGGCTGATGAAACACAATGGCTCGGTTTAGATATTGTCAAAACAGAAACCTTAACCAAAACCCAAAGTGCGGTTGAATTTAAGGCTCATTTTCAAGGTAGCGAACAGCCGCAAGTACATCACGAACATTCTCTTTTTGTAAAAATCGAGGGCCGTTGGTATTTTATTGATCCGACAGTTCCACTTCCGAGTAATAAACAGCCTTGTATCTGTGGCTCGGGAAAGAAATTTAAACATTGTTGCGGAGATTTACTCTAA
- the dtd gene encoding D-aminoacyl-tRNA deacylase: MIALIQRVTQAKVEVEGQIVGQIGKGLLVLLGVEKEDDQAKADKLAEKVLNYRIFSDENDKMNLNVQQIGGEVLVVSQFTLAADTQKGLRPSFSKGASPALANELYGYFSQKCAEKITVANGQFAADMQVSLTNDGPVTFWLNI; this comes from the coding sequence ATGATTGCATTAATTCAGCGTGTTACCCAGGCTAAAGTGGAAGTTGAAGGTCAAATTGTGGGGCAAATCGGCAAAGGATTATTGGTTTTATTGGGCGTAGAAAAAGAAGATGACCAAGCCAAAGCGGATAAACTCGCTGAGAAAGTCTTAAATTACCGTATTTTCAGCGATGAAAATGACAAAATGAATTTAAACGTGCAGCAAATCGGTGGCGAAGTGCTTGTAGTATCACAATTTACTTTAGCTGCAGACACGCAAAAAGGCTTACGACCAAGTTTCTCAAAAGGCGCATCACCTGCGTTAGCTAACGAATTGTATGGCTATTTTTCGCAAAAATGTGCAGAAAAAATCACTGTTGCCAACGGACAATTTGCCGCTGATATGCAAGTAAGCCTCACCAATGATGGTCCCGTTACTTTTTGGTTAAACATATGA
- the citC gene encoding [citrate (pro-3S)-lyase] ligase yields MNYSIGKILPTDTASLSAIDQLLIDEGIRRDRHLDYTCAMFDDEMNIIATGSCYNNTLRCLTVSHEHQGEGLMNQIVTHLINIQMEQGNNHLFLYTKYCSAKFFSSLGFQEIVRIPNQIVFMENKRNGFQHYLTKLQSAVKKTQSLSPKIAALVMNCNPFTLGHQYLIEKAAAENDLVHLFMLSEDCSFFPYEVRKKLIQAGIAHLSNVVLHDSDSYIISQATFPSYFQKDEDAVIQSHVAIDLQIFTRIAATLGIQRRYVGDEPFSHVTQIYNQAMQQKLPEHGIECIIVNRKTIDGRAISASNVRQAIQQKNWSLIKSLVPQSTFDFLMSDKATPIIKKIQQSKEVTHY; encoded by the coding sequence ATGAACTATAGTATTGGAAAAATCTTGCCAACGGATACCGCAAGCCTTTCGGCCATTGATCAGCTATTAATTGATGAAGGTATTCGTCGAGATAGACACTTAGATTATACTTGTGCCATGTTTGATGATGAAATGAACATTATCGCCACTGGCAGCTGCTATAACAATACTCTCCGCTGCCTTACTGTTTCTCATGAGCATCAAGGTGAAGGGTTGATGAACCAAATCGTAACCCACTTAATCAATATACAAATGGAACAAGGTAATAATCACCTTTTCCTTTATACCAAATATTGTTCGGCAAAGTTTTTTTCTAGTCTTGGATTTCAAGAGATTGTGCGCATCCCAAATCAAATTGTTTTTATGGAAAATAAGCGGAATGGTTTTCAACATTATCTCACCAAACTACAAAGTGCCGTAAAAAAAACACAAAGTTTATCGCCTAAAATAGCAGCACTTGTCATGAACTGTAATCCTTTTACTTTAGGACATCAATATCTTATTGAAAAAGCAGCGGCTGAAAATGATTTAGTCCACCTCTTTATGCTAAGCGAAGATTGCAGTTTTTTTCCTTACGAGGTACGCAAAAAATTAATTCAAGCGGGAATAGCTCATTTATCGAATGTCGTTTTACATGACAGTGATTCCTATATTATAAGTCAAGCTACTTTCCCAAGCTATTTTCAAAAGGATGAAGATGCGGTTATTCAAAGCCACGTTGCTATTGATTTACAAATCTTCACTCGCATTGCCGCAACACTTGGCATTCAACGTCGCTACGTGGGAGATGAACCTTTTAGCCATGTCACACAAATTTATAACCAAGCCATGCAGCAAAAACTGCCTGAGCATGGCATAGAATGTATTATTGTTAATCGCAAAACAATAGATGGGCGAGCAATTAGTGCCTCTAATGTACGTCAAGCTATTCAACAAAAAAATTGGAGTCTCATTAAATCCCTCGTGCCACAAAGCACATTTGATTTTTTAATGAGCGACAAAGCAACGCCCATCATTAAGAAAATTCAACAATCCAAAGAAGTTACACATTATTGA
- a CDS encoding MOSC domain-containing protein gives MANAKILIIKTGLIETLTFPDGSSYESAIRKKPVSMVKVHTLGAEGNDVGLKAHHGGVDKALFFMSDVSFPTLNELLGEKFDFHGSAIYGENFVVSDLHEDNVCVGDRYKIGSTLLEVSQPRKPCERLSHNTKNENTREVIRQSGWTGWYVRVIEEGEIHQGDELILQHRPYPEWTIRRLNTLLSAPSSVAEFEEALAIEELAPAFKRSVNSQLRNLQQAAENVG, from the coding sequence ATGGCAAACGCAAAAATTCTTATTATTAAAACAGGATTAATAGAAACCTTAACGTTCCCTGATGGTAGCTCATATGAAAGTGCCATCCGTAAAAAACCGGTATCGATGGTAAAAGTGCACACACTGGGTGCAGAAGGTAACGATGTGGGTTTAAAGGCGCATCACGGTGGTGTTGATAAAGCCTTGTTTTTTATGTCTGATGTCTCTTTCCCTACTTTAAACGAGCTACTTGGTGAAAAGTTTGATTTTCACGGTAGTGCGATTTACGGTGAAAACTTTGTGGTATCAGACTTACATGAAGATAATGTTTGTGTAGGCGATCGTTACAAAATTGGCTCCACGCTGTTAGAAGTGTCTCAACCACGTAAACCTTGCGAACGTTTATCTCATAATACCAAAAATGAGAATACAAGAGAGGTTATCCGTCAGTCAGGCTGGACAGGTTGGTATGTTCGCGTGATCGAAGAAGGGGAAATTCATCAAGGCGATGAACTTATTTTGCAACATCGTCCTTATCCCGAATGGACAATTCGTCGTTTAAACACGCTACTTTCTGCCCCTTCAAGTGTGGCAGAGTTTGAAGAGGCCTTAGCTATTGAGGAATTAGCACCAGCGTTTAAACGTTCTGTTAACTCACAATTACGTAATTTACAGCAGGCGGCCGAAAATGTCGGCTAA
- a CDS encoding virulence factor BrkB family protein — MTLTSFLTLFWQRSQENKLTQAAGSLTYSTMLAIVPLIMVVFSIFSAFPVFNEVTGALKEFIFTNFAPSASDVVGQYIDEFVYNSKRMSAVGIVSLILVALMLINSIDRTLNGIWQDTSNRPIFTSFAIYWLILTLGPLLIGTSIAASSYVKAMFEQSESLSFGLKLLSFVPFLSTWFIFTLIYMVVPNKKVSIKHSAAGALIAAVFFTLGKQAFTWYITTFPSYQLIYGAMATLPIMLLWIQISWTVVLFGAQLAAVLAEERSMNQTNLEEVK; from the coding sequence ATGACACTCACATCTTTTCTCACCCTATTTTGGCAACGTTCTCAAGAAAACAAATTAACGCAAGCTGCCGGTTCACTCACCTACAGCACCATGCTCGCCATCGTGCCATTAATTATGGTGGTGTTTTCGATTTTCTCCGCCTTTCCCGTCTTTAATGAGGTAACGGGGGCATTGAAAGAATTTATCTTCACCAATTTTGCCCCTTCCGCAAGTGATGTTGTTGGGCAATATATTGATGAATTCGTCTATAACTCCAAGCGAATGAGCGCCGTGGGGATTGTGAGTTTGATTTTAGTGGCATTAATGCTGATTAACTCTATCGACCGCACACTTAATGGCATTTGGCAAGATACCAGTAATCGCCCAATTTTTACTTCATTTGCTATTTATTGGCTCATTTTAACGCTCGGTCCACTTTTAATCGGTACCAGCATTGCCGCAAGTTCCTACGTCAAAGCCATGTTTGAGCAATCCGAATCGCTTTCTTTTGGCTTAAAACTCCTCAGCTTTGTGCCATTTCTTTCTACTTGGTTTATTTTCACACTCATTTATATGGTCGTGCCAAATAAGAAAGTGAGCATCAAACACTCCGCAGCAGGCGCATTAATTGCCGCGGTTTTCTTTACCTTAGGGAAACAAGCTTTTACTTGGTACATCACCACTTTCCCCTCCTATCAATTAATTTATGGCGCCATGGCAACACTACCAATTATGTTATTGTGGATTCAAATCAGCTGGACAGTGGTGTTATTCGGCGCACAATTAGCTGCAGTACTTGCTGAAGAGCGGTCAATGAATCAAACAAATTTAGAGGAAGTAAAATGA